In Pseudothermotoga hypogea DSM 11164 = NBRC 106472, the following are encoded in one genomic region:
- a CDS encoding THUMP domain-containing class I SAM-dependent RNA methyltransferase, whose amino-acid sequence MALCTSGLEGAVCKELKRMGLKILKVTAGHVNFLGQMSDVPRLNLTLRSAERVLIEMAEFEAKTFDDLFDGTFSANWQDFLHSRATLVIEKVKVRNSKLSATGAVASVVKKAIYEKIGSKNDPDGTIYPLYVYLKNDRVSLLLDTTGQSALSKRGYRLKASAAPLRETIAAGLIIVSDWDEQKLLVDPFCGSGTICIEAARMALGILNDKRTFAFQSWPIFADVKMTIHSFDGVKSKMNKIAIGFDRDPSMIRIARENAVRAGVAGSVEFVCKRFEELEDFKNVHVVTNPPYGVRLKDIDRNFLAKLAKLLDKFAGSKICVLSPADLERILKIKASKKLRFQNSGIWTWYYIFEPS is encoded by the coding sequence GTGGCACTGTGCACATCGGGTCTGGAAGGAGCAGTCTGTAAAGAATTGAAGCGAATGGGCCTCAAAATCCTGAAGGTCACAGCGGGACATGTGAATTTTCTGGGCCAAATGAGTGACGTGCCCAGACTGAATCTGACGCTTCGCAGCGCGGAACGTGTGCTCATTGAAATGGCGGAATTCGAGGCGAAGACCTTCGACGATCTGTTTGATGGAACCTTCAGCGCCAACTGGCAAGATTTTCTACACAGTCGGGCCACGCTCGTCATCGAAAAGGTGAAGGTGAGGAATTCAAAGCTTTCCGCAACGGGTGCGGTGGCTTCCGTCGTGAAGAAGGCTATCTACGAGAAAATTGGCTCGAAGAATGACCCAGATGGAACGATCTATCCTCTGTACGTCTATTTGAAAAACGATAGGGTCTCGTTGTTGCTCGACACAACGGGCCAAAGTGCACTGAGCAAGCGAGGTTACAGGTTGAAAGCATCCGCGGCACCGTTGAGGGAAACCATTGCCGCTGGTTTGATCATCGTGAGCGATTGGGACGAGCAAAAATTGCTGGTAGATCCGTTCTGTGGTAGTGGAACCATTTGCATAGAAGCTGCGAGGATGGCCCTCGGCATCTTGAACGACAAGAGAACGTTCGCTTTCCAAAGCTGGCCGATCTTCGCGGATGTGAAGATGACGATACATTCCTTTGATGGAGTGAAGAGTAAGATGAATAAGATCGCGATCGGTTTCGACAGAGATCCTTCCATGATTCGGATAGCTCGGGAGAACGCCGTTCGTGCCGGCGTTGCTGGCAGCGTCGAATTCGTGTGTAAACGTTTCGAAGAACTGGAAGACTTCAAAAACGTGCACGTGGTCACGAATCCTCCTTACGGTGTGAGGCTCAAAGATATCGATAGAAATTTTCTCGCGAAGCTTGCGAAACTGCTGGACAAGTTTGCAGGTTCAAAGATCTGCGTCCTGAGCCCAGCAGACCTGGAGCGAATTTTGAAGATCAAGGCATCGAAAAAGTTGAGGTTTCAGAACAGTGGAATCTGGACCTGGTACTACATCTTTGAACCGTCATGA